The proteins below are encoded in one region of Sulfitobacter sp. SK012:
- a CDS encoding alpha-glucosidase, with protein MHEWWRSAVIYQVYPRSYQDDNGDGVGDLSGITRRLPHIAELGVDCIWLSPIFASPQADMGYDVSDYVAVDPLFGDMGDFDALITAAHEQGLKVIVDQVLSHTSEQHEWFKQSRTSRDNDKADWYVWADPLPDGSPPTNWHSHFGGPAWEFDPQRGQYYLHNFLGSQPDLNFHNPGVIDAILETCKFWLDRGLDGFRLDTVNYYFHDQKLRSNPPAQAKPQVMATDLYGMQNNIYNKTRPENLAFLERLRALTDQYPDIMMVGEVGEMGHRSIEIMGEYTKGTARLHMAYSFAMLGPDFNAEHFRNCIEGFQRGAPDGHPYWSFSNHDVPRHVSRWAEDAVSNDAMARLTCAMLMAFEGTIGIYQGEELGQLETEMTFEELTDPPAIRFWPAVKGRDGCRTPMVWEKDAPNAGFSTGTPWLPVKPPQAAHAVDQQGPDGIFAFYKAMITWRKASPALSHGKTTFISLPEPLLAFTRSAPEETLTCMFNLSPNTQVLTIAGSAKIARAAHAELDGQTLTLLGNGFVYLSHTGDIGLVAD; from the coding sequence ATGCACGAATGGTGGCGCAGCGCTGTAATCTATCAGGTCTACCCGCGTTCCTATCAGGACGATAACGGCGACGGCGTTGGGGATCTATCGGGCATCACGCGTCGCTTGCCGCATATTGCAGAGCTAGGCGTGGATTGCATTTGGCTGTCCCCGATCTTTGCCTCTCCGCAAGCGGACATGGGATACGATGTGTCCGACTATGTTGCCGTCGATCCTTTGTTTGGTGACATGGGTGATTTTGACGCTCTGATCACAGCCGCTCATGAACAGGGTCTCAAGGTCATTGTCGACCAAGTGCTGTCGCACACTTCCGAGCAACATGAGTGGTTCAAACAATCCCGGACAAGTCGCGATAATGACAAGGCTGATTGGTATGTTTGGGCTGATCCGCTGCCGGATGGGTCCCCGCCAACAAACTGGCACAGCCATTTTGGCGGCCCAGCATGGGAGTTTGATCCCCAGCGCGGGCAGTATTATTTGCACAATTTTCTCGGCTCACAACCAGACCTGAACTTTCACAACCCGGGTGTGATTGATGCGATCTTAGAAACCTGCAAATTTTGGTTAGACCGCGGCTTGGACGGCTTTCGGCTCGATACAGTGAACTACTATTTCCACGATCAAAAACTGCGATCCAATCCGCCCGCGCAGGCAAAACCACAAGTCATGGCGACTGACCTCTACGGTATGCAGAACAATATCTACAACAAGACACGCCCAGAGAACCTTGCGTTTCTTGAACGGTTGCGCGCACTGACTGATCAGTATCCTGACATCATGATGGTCGGCGAAGTTGGTGAGATGGGTCACCGATCGATTGAGATTATGGGCGAATACACTAAAGGCACAGCGCGGCTGCACATGGCTTACAGTTTTGCGATGCTGGGCCCTGATTTTAACGCAGAGCACTTTCGCAATTGCATCGAGGGGTTTCAGCGCGGCGCGCCAGATGGCCATCCCTACTGGTCTTTCAGCAACCACGATGTTCCGCGTCACGTAAGCCGCTGGGCTGAGGATGCGGTATCGAACGACGCGATGGCGCGGTTGACTTGCGCGATGTTGATGGCGTTTGAGGGCACCATCGGGATCTACCAAGGCGAAGAGCTTGGGCAACTAGAAACCGAAATGACATTTGAAGAATTGACTGACCCACCTGCGATCCGGTTTTGGCCTGCTGTGAAAGGCCGTGATGGCTGCCGTACGCCGATGGTTTGGGAAAAGGACGCACCGAATGCTGGGTTCAGCACGGGCACGCCTTGGTTGCCGGTAAAGCCACCACAAGCGGCCCACGCTGTCGACCAGCAAGGACCGGATGGTATTTTTGCGTTCTACAAAGCAATGATCACGTGGCGCAAAGCAAGCCCAGCCCTCAGCCATGGTAAAACCACGTTTATCTCACTGCCCGAACCCCTGTTGGCCTTTACCCGTTCCGCGCCAGAAGAGACGCTGACGTGCATGTTCAACCTTTCGCCAAATACGCAGGTTTTGACGATAGCAGGGTCCGCAAAAATCGCGCGTGCGGCACATGCCGAATTAGACGGGCAGACTCTTACGTTATTGGGGAACGGCTTTGTTTATCTGTCACATACAGGGGATATTGGCTTGGTAGCAGACTAG
- a CDS encoding LytTR family DNA-binding domain-containing protein, with amino-acid sequence MNERHLQSALREWRALFSAPGVYIVLCGVAALLAILGPFGTDERLSLVERLIYWLVMAAGTYSIGFVINTWLANMIGTALPKLARIGVVSVATGAGIAPFITLQNYISFGYWPSAAEWSVLLVQFFVISLIVTVIFQTVSGQMDFNAGDVQIRPPTLLGRLPFDKRGDLVALSSEDHYTLIQTTKGESLVLIRLTDAIKEAEPTKGIRVHRSHWVALDQVSAARREGARAFLMLSTGNEIPVSRSLMTEAKQAGLLLR; translated from the coding sequence GTGAATGAGAGACATCTGCAATCCGCGCTTCGTGAATGGCGCGCTCTGTTCAGCGCTCCCGGGGTGTATATTGTGCTGTGTGGGGTCGCTGCATTGCTTGCGATATTGGGGCCATTTGGCACTGACGAACGGCTCTCATTGGTTGAGCGGTTGATCTATTGGCTGGTTATGGCAGCGGGAACTTATTCTATCGGTTTCGTCATAAATACTTGGCTGGCAAACATGATTGGTACAGCTTTGCCAAAGTTAGCTCGCATTGGGGTGGTCAGCGTCGCTACCGGTGCCGGCATTGCCCCATTCATAACCTTGCAAAACTACATCAGCTTCGGCTATTGGCCGTCCGCTGCAGAATGGTCAGTACTTTTGGTGCAGTTCTTTGTGATTTCGTTGATTGTGACGGTGATCTTCCAAACGGTATCCGGGCAAATGGATTTCAATGCGGGTGACGTCCAGATCAGACCACCAACTTTGCTGGGCCGGCTTCCATTCGACAAACGCGGTGATTTGGTCGCGCTGTCGTCGGAAGATCATTACACACTGATCCAGACCACCAAGGGAGAAAGTCTGGTCCTGATCCGCCTCACAGATGCGATCAAAGAGGCTGAGCCAACCAAGGGCATTCGGGTCCACCGGTCGCATTGGGTGGCCCTTGATCAAGTATCCGCCGCCCGGCGCGAGGGTGCACGGGCGTTCTTGATGCTCAGTACTGGAAACGAGATACCCGTAAGCCGGTCATTGATGACCGAGGCAAAACAGGCCGGGCTGCTCTTGCGTTAA
- a CDS encoding LysE family translocator, with protein MEIQVWLAFVAASIALLLIPGPTVLLVLSYAISQGKRVALATVAGVALGDLIAMSASLAGLGALVLASATLFTVLKWVGAAYLVFLGVKLFRSAPTATLGAVEDVAQTTAANVFGHATAVTALNPKSIVFFIAFVPQFLAVESPLLPQFFILIATFVGLAALNALAYALLADKLRTKISRPSVLAGFSRFGGLALIAMGVATATFKRA; from the coding sequence ATGGAAATTCAAGTTTGGCTGGCGTTTGTGGCGGCATCAATCGCTCTTCTTCTTATTCCCGGGCCGACTGTCTTGCTGGTGCTTAGTTATGCGATCAGCCAAGGAAAACGAGTTGCGCTCGCCACCGTCGCGGGGGTCGCATTGGGTGATCTCATTGCGATGTCGGCATCGCTGGCTGGGCTGGGCGCTTTGGTTCTCGCCTCTGCCACGCTGTTCACGGTATTGAAGTGGGTGGGTGCTGCCTACCTTGTTTTCCTCGGAGTGAAACTGTTTCGGAGCGCGCCGACAGCGACTCTAGGAGCGGTCGAAGACGTTGCACAAACCACAGCGGCAAATGTTTTCGGACATGCAACGGCAGTAACCGCCCTCAACCCCAAATCCATTGTGTTTTTCATTGCCTTTGTCCCGCAGTTTCTTGCAGTTGAGAGCCCGCTTTTGCCGCAGTTTTTCATCCTGATCGCAACGTTTGTTGGTCTCGCTGCACTCAATGCTTTGGCCTACGCGCTCTTGGCAGACAAGCTGCGCACAAAGATTTCGCGCCCTTCCGTGTTGGCTGGGTTCTCCCGTTTTGGCGGGCTGGCATTGATCGCGATGGGCGTGGCAACGGCGACGTTCAAACGGGCGTAG
- a CDS encoding tyrosine-type recombinase/integrase: MSNVASLADKRAQQGVSRASEKISVEAAALTANKMKLTAERVRKLEGRAQGRRWVADTETKGLYVAVEASATAAKSYYVRGRIGKGRAAKRVDIRLAAVGDLKLNDARDAAARIMQQLRHGADPRRRSADETLTLAGLIAAYEENLQQRGVVRWKDTIGTLNRWLDKLKVRDAKTLEQLDYLNAITHAERTVGIPSADALRRAITGMLNYAAGPVKHLPYSVMAGYRKPKGTRAEKVARSKGKQPNLRDAVEFRAFWAATESAHTDMYRDFLRVLLLTGQRSIELAKLEWCDLDLEKGIWHARAETRKNGEPMDVPLGPLSLSILKAQTVGGVTDLVFPNKVGGVLDSQTSGARLKPIKAAMETSCGRGDVALHTLRRAYRTRLSEMEVPTDMAELMVGHKRSDLEERYDHDDRFGRRVEIQNAYEAWVKETVSAEG, from the coding sequence ATGAGCAATGTGGCATCACTTGCAGACAAGCGTGCCCAACAGGGAGTGAGCCGGGCCTCTGAGAAGATATCTGTTGAGGCGGCGGCGTTAACTGCGAACAAGATGAAGCTGACTGCCGAGCGCGTGCGTAAGCTGGAAGGAAGAGCCCAAGGTCGGCGCTGGGTCGCAGATACCGAAACCAAAGGTCTATACGTTGCGGTCGAAGCATCTGCCACCGCCGCCAAAAGCTATTACGTGCGCGGAAGGATAGGCAAAGGTCGTGCAGCCAAGCGGGTTGATATCCGGTTGGCTGCAGTGGGTGACCTCAAATTAAACGATGCCCGGGATGCAGCGGCACGGATAATGCAGCAGTTGCGGCATGGTGCTGACCCACGGCGACGGTCAGCGGATGAAACCCTTACGTTGGCTGGCCTCATTGCCGCATACGAAGAGAACCTTCAGCAGCGTGGTGTTGTGCGCTGGAAAGATACGATCGGCACGCTGAACCGTTGGCTTGATAAATTGAAGGTTCGCGATGCGAAGACCTTGGAACAACTGGACTACCTCAACGCCATTACCCATGCTGAAAGGACGGTCGGCATCCCAAGCGCAGATGCGCTGCGGCGCGCGATAACAGGGATGCTGAACTACGCGGCAGGGCCCGTGAAGCACCTGCCCTACTCCGTCATGGCGGGATATCGAAAACCCAAGGGCACGCGCGCAGAGAAGGTTGCGCGCTCAAAGGGGAAGCAACCCAACTTGCGCGATGCGGTCGAGTTTCGGGCGTTCTGGGCGGCTACCGAGAGCGCCCACACAGATATGTATAGGGACTTCCTGCGCGTGCTGTTGCTGACAGGCCAGCGCAGTATCGAACTGGCGAAGTTGGAGTGGTGTGACTTAGACCTTGAGAAAGGCATCTGGCACGCGCGCGCCGAGACGCGAAAGAACGGCGAACCGATGGACGTGCCCCTTGGCCCATTGAGCCTGTCCATCCTGAAGGCGCAGACCGTCGGCGGCGTAACGGATTTGGTATTTCCGAATAAAGTTGGCGGTGTGTTGGACAGCCAAACCAGCGGCGCGAGGTTGAAGCCGATCAAGGCGGCGATGGAGACAAGCTGCGGCCGAGGCGATGTGGCCCTGCATACGCTACGCCGTGCCTATCGAACACGACTGAGTGAAATGGAAGTGCCCACGGACATGGCAGAACTAATGGTGGGTCACAAACGCAGCGACCTTGAGGAACGCTATGACCATGATGACCGCTTTGGCCGGCGGGTAGAAATTCAAAACGCATATGAGGCGTGGGTAAAGGAGACTGTCAGTGCGGAAGGTTGA
- a CDS encoding DUF2306 domain-containing protein: MTLAPFFDAPVYIQLHAAAAMIALLLGPFVILRNRRDRLHKTGGYIWVLSMMVVAVSSFWITEFAMIGPFSPIHALSVFALWSVWEGLRHAFAGRVDAHRQVFQNLYWRGLVIAGLFNFLPGRASNRAVFPDSPDAGLWVLGVGLTLIIADGLVRFRRRSSSIA; the protein is encoded by the coding sequence ATGACCCTTGCCCCCTTCTTCGACGCACCCGTTTACATCCAACTGCACGCCGCCGCCGCTATGATAGCTTTGCTGCTTGGGCCCTTCGTGATCTTGCGAAATAGGCGCGACCGGCTCCACAAAACGGGTGGCTATATCTGGGTGCTTTCGATGATGGTCGTCGCGGTTTCATCCTTTTGGATTACAGAATTTGCGATGATTGGTCCGTTCAGTCCGATTCACGCCTTGTCTGTTTTTGCGCTTTGGTCGGTTTGGGAAGGGCTACGGCACGCTTTTGCAGGACGAGTTGATGCGCATCGCCAAGTGTTCCAGAATTTGTACTGGAGGGGTTTGGTCATAGCGGGGCTGTTCAACTTCTTGCCAGGGAGGGCATCGAATCGTGCTGTGTTTCCAGATTCGCCTGATGCTGGCCTTTGGGTGCTTGGTGTTGGATTGACGCTTATCATCGCCGATGGGCTGGTTCGGTTTCGAAGGCGTTCCAGCAGCATTGCCTGA